One segment of Panicum virgatum strain AP13 chromosome 3K, P.virgatum_v5, whole genome shotgun sequence DNA contains the following:
- the LOC120698747 gene encoding uncharacterized protein LOC120698747 isoform X4, whose protein sequence is MNSQSSPVVLLHLRRLDRFFKRQGLHSIAHTLERESMVYFDAAHLQKLVKDGQWEAAGTYLKGFSPLWEGEGTTQHYTSFLHNVQHRAMLAFLACRGEEGGRAASSLFWSNDDAFRKKFPKIAERTDLYRSMASAQARASVNWEDIKLRTLEELQELLHLHPDVKCSLRMRELQCTPTASEITPLGSRVSWRHQRKRVERKPASELARFLLQKKKRLPSSQQTNQPGDSGMKHSRPYDAHFPESFEQAFDSRKGAKRLRTTGEFAEEAKEDVLVHCSLEMRKPFLLPSETRDASA, encoded by the exons ATGAATTCTCAGTCTTCCCCCGTGGTTCTGCTTCACCTCCGCAGGTTGGATCGCTTCTTCAAGCGCCAGGGCCTCCATAGCATCGCCCATAC GCTCGAGAGGGAGTCCATGGTGTACTTCGACGCCGCGCATCTGCAGAAGCTGGTGAAGGATGGGCAGTGGGAAGCCGCCGGAACTTACCTGAAAGGATTCTCGCCCCTCTGGGAGGGGGAGGGCACAACCCAGCACTACACCTCCTTCTTGCACAACGTGCAGCACCGCGCTATGCTTGCTTTCCTCGCCTGCCGCGGTGAGGAAGGTGGCCGCGCCGCCAGCTCGCTTTTCTGGTCCAATGATGATGCCTTCCGCAAAAAGTTCCCCAAGATTGCGGAGCGCACCGATCTGTATCGCTCCATGGCCTCTGCACAAGCCAG GGCATCCGTGAACTGGGAGGACATAAAGCTCAGAACCTTGGAGGAACTGCAGgagttgcttcatcttcatcctgATGTCAAATGCAGCTTACGAATGCGAGAGCTGCAGTGCACACCCACAGCATCAGAAATAACCCCCCTTGG TTCGCGGGTGTCTTGGAGGCATCAAAGGAAGAGAGTGGAGCGCAAACCAGCATCTGAACTTGCACGTTTCCTTCTACAGAAGAAGAAGAG GCTTCCCTCCAGTCAGCAGACAAATCAGCCTGGTGACTCAG GTATGAAGCATTCAAGACCTTATGATGCTCATTTTCCCGAAAGTTTTGAGCAAGCTTTTGATTCACGAAAGGGTGCAAAGAGGCTACGGACAACTGGAGAGTTTGCTGAA GAAGCAAAGGAGGATGTTTTGGTCCACTGTTCACTCGAAATGAGAAAACCTTTTTTGTTACCATCAGAG ACCAGGGATGCATCAGCATGA
- the LOC120698747 gene encoding uncharacterized protein LOC120698747 isoform X5 — MNSQSSPVVLLHLRRLDRFFKRQGLHSIAHTLERESMVYFDAAHLQKLVKDGQWEAAGTYLKGFSPLWEGEGTTQHYTSFLHNVQHRAMLAFLACRGEEGGRAASSLFWSNDDAFRKKFPKIAERTDLYRSMASAQARASVNWEDIKLRTLEELQELLHLHPDVKCSLRMRELQCTPTASEITPLGSRVSWRHQRKRVERKPASELARFLLQKKRLPSSQQTNQPGDSGMKHSRPYDAHFPESFEQAFDSRKGAKRLRTTGEFAEEAKEDVLVHCSLEMRKPFLLPSETRDASA, encoded by the exons ATGAATTCTCAGTCTTCCCCCGTGGTTCTGCTTCACCTCCGCAGGTTGGATCGCTTCTTCAAGCGCCAGGGCCTCCATAGCATCGCCCATAC GCTCGAGAGGGAGTCCATGGTGTACTTCGACGCCGCGCATCTGCAGAAGCTGGTGAAGGATGGGCAGTGGGAAGCCGCCGGAACTTACCTGAAAGGATTCTCGCCCCTCTGGGAGGGGGAGGGCACAACCCAGCACTACACCTCCTTCTTGCACAACGTGCAGCACCGCGCTATGCTTGCTTTCCTCGCCTGCCGCGGTGAGGAAGGTGGCCGCGCCGCCAGCTCGCTTTTCTGGTCCAATGATGATGCCTTCCGCAAAAAGTTCCCCAAGATTGCGGAGCGCACCGATCTGTATCGCTCCATGGCCTCTGCACAAGCCAG GGCATCCGTGAACTGGGAGGACATAAAGCTCAGAACCTTGGAGGAACTGCAGgagttgcttcatcttcatcctgATGTCAAATGCAGCTTACGAATGCGAGAGCTGCAGTGCACACCCACAGCATCAGAAATAACCCCCCTTGG TTCGCGGGTGTCTTGGAGGCATCAAAGGAAGAGAGTGGAGCGCAAACCAGCATCTGAACTTGCACGTTTCCTTCTACAGAAGAAG AGGCTTCCCTCCAGTCAGCAGACAAATCAGCCTGGTGACTCAG GTATGAAGCATTCAAGACCTTATGATGCTCATTTTCCCGAAAGTTTTGAGCAAGCTTTTGATTCACGAAAGGGTGCAAAGAGGCTACGGACAACTGGAGAGTTTGCTGAA GAAGCAAAGGAGGATGTTTTGGTCCACTGTTCACTCGAAATGAGAAAACCTTTTTTGTTACCATCAGAG ACCAGGGATGCATCAGCATGA
- the LOC120698747 gene encoding uncharacterized protein LOC120698747 isoform X3: MNSQSSPVVLLHLRRLDRFFKRQGLHSIAHTLERESMVYFDAAHLQKLVKDGQWEAAGTYLKGFSPLWEGEGTTQHYTSFLHNVQHRAMLAFLACRGEEGGRAASSLFWSNDDAFRKKFPKIAERTDLYRSMASAQARASVNWEDIKLRTLEELQELLHLHPDVKCSLRMRELQCTPTASEITPLGSRVSWRHQRKRVERKPASELARFLLQKKKRLPSSQQTNQPGDSGVPSAPMLETMLPTSERPTKIISIAPNINAGSKGGCFGPLFTRNEKTFFVTIRDQGCISMSCIGVLP, encoded by the exons ATGAATTCTCAGTCTTCCCCCGTGGTTCTGCTTCACCTCCGCAGGTTGGATCGCTTCTTCAAGCGCCAGGGCCTCCATAGCATCGCCCATAC GCTCGAGAGGGAGTCCATGGTGTACTTCGACGCCGCGCATCTGCAGAAGCTGGTGAAGGATGGGCAGTGGGAAGCCGCCGGAACTTACCTGAAAGGATTCTCGCCCCTCTGGGAGGGGGAGGGCACAACCCAGCACTACACCTCCTTCTTGCACAACGTGCAGCACCGCGCTATGCTTGCTTTCCTCGCCTGCCGCGGTGAGGAAGGTGGCCGCGCCGCCAGCTCGCTTTTCTGGTCCAATGATGATGCCTTCCGCAAAAAGTTCCCCAAGATTGCGGAGCGCACCGATCTGTATCGCTCCATGGCCTCTGCACAAGCCAG GGCATCCGTGAACTGGGAGGACATAAAGCTCAGAACCTTGGAGGAACTGCAGgagttgcttcatcttcatcctgATGTCAAATGCAGCTTACGAATGCGAGAGCTGCAGTGCACACCCACAGCATCAGAAATAACCCCCCTTGG TTCGCGGGTGTCTTGGAGGCATCAAAGGAAGAGAGTGGAGCGCAAACCAGCATCTGAACTTGCACGTTTCCTTCTACAGAAGAAGAAGAG GCTTCCCTCCAGTCAGCAGACAAATCAGCCTGGTGACTCAG GTGTTCCAAGTGCTCCAATGTTGGAGACCATGCTGCCTACATCGGAAAGACCAACTAAAATTATTTCAATAGCTCCAAATATTAACGCAG GAAGCAAAGGAGGATGTTTTGGTCCACTGTTCACTCGAAATGAGAAAACCTTTTTTGTTACCATCAGAG ACCAGGGATGCATCAGCATGAGTTGTATTGGAGTATTGCCCTGA
- the LOC120698747 gene encoding uncharacterized protein LOC120698747 isoform X1 — protein sequence MNSQSSPVVLLHLRRLDRFFKRQGLHSIAHTLERESMVYFDAAHLQKLVKDGQWEAAGTYLKGFSPLWEGEGTTQHYTSFLHNVQHRAMLAFLACRGEEGGRAASSLFWSNDDAFRKKFPKIAERTDLYRSMASAQARASVNWEDIKLRTLEELQELLHLHPDVKCSLRMRELQCTPTASEITPLGSRVSWRHQRKRVERKPASELARFLLQKKKRLPSSQQTNQPGDSGVPSAPMLETMLPTSERPTKIISIAPNINAGMKHSRPYDAHFPESFEQAFDSRKGAKRLRTTGEFAEEAKEDVLVHCSLEMRKPFLLPSETRDASA from the exons ATGAATTCTCAGTCTTCCCCCGTGGTTCTGCTTCACCTCCGCAGGTTGGATCGCTTCTTCAAGCGCCAGGGCCTCCATAGCATCGCCCATAC GCTCGAGAGGGAGTCCATGGTGTACTTCGACGCCGCGCATCTGCAGAAGCTGGTGAAGGATGGGCAGTGGGAAGCCGCCGGAACTTACCTGAAAGGATTCTCGCCCCTCTGGGAGGGGGAGGGCACAACCCAGCACTACACCTCCTTCTTGCACAACGTGCAGCACCGCGCTATGCTTGCTTTCCTCGCCTGCCGCGGTGAGGAAGGTGGCCGCGCCGCCAGCTCGCTTTTCTGGTCCAATGATGATGCCTTCCGCAAAAAGTTCCCCAAGATTGCGGAGCGCACCGATCTGTATCGCTCCATGGCCTCTGCACAAGCCAG GGCATCCGTGAACTGGGAGGACATAAAGCTCAGAACCTTGGAGGAACTGCAGgagttgcttcatcttcatcctgATGTCAAATGCAGCTTACGAATGCGAGAGCTGCAGTGCACACCCACAGCATCAGAAATAACCCCCCTTGG TTCGCGGGTGTCTTGGAGGCATCAAAGGAAGAGAGTGGAGCGCAAACCAGCATCTGAACTTGCACGTTTCCTTCTACAGAAGAAGAAGAG GCTTCCCTCCAGTCAGCAGACAAATCAGCCTGGTGACTCAG GTGTTCCAAGTGCTCCAATGTTGGAGACCATGCTGCCTACATCGGAAAGACCAACTAAAATTATTTCAATAGCTCCAAATATTAACGCAG GTATGAAGCATTCAAGACCTTATGATGCTCATTTTCCCGAAAGTTTTGAGCAAGCTTTTGATTCACGAAAGGGTGCAAAGAGGCTACGGACAACTGGAGAGTTTGCTGAA GAAGCAAAGGAGGATGTTTTGGTCCACTGTTCACTCGAAATGAGAAAACCTTTTTTGTTACCATCAGAG ACCAGGGATGCATCAGCATGA
- the LOC120698745 gene encoding uncharacterized protein LOC120698745, which produces MSSSPKTDATMMSTRCFSGDRPTLTGLRLRRIVSFLRRHRLYDTAHALERQTGAFFDFAHFRRLLRDLRWADASSYVLGFIAVRDCSREADMLVVRILILRVMADFTAGRTHDIDALFQRLYASLQSHPDGHHLRRTLLSMRSDQARASRLYHRVKPMAIEVILNMAAKCPELKAKAQLPRCTCNPAYILSLGPRLRRCNGSRKNKAGRLPAHVLAHSFMQKRPLVSHEMKHSGVPSAPASEVVPPTSPGPAKILSISPATNRGMEHARPSDAQFPKSFEQASDSRKCTRRLQTTREFAESGDASA; this is translated from the exons ATGTCTTCCTCCCCCAAAACCGACGCGACGATGATGTCGACGAGGTGCTTCAGCGGCGATCGTCCCACCCTCACGGGCCTCCGCCTCCGTCGCATCGTCTCCTTCCTCCGCCGTCACCGCCTTTACGACACCGCCCACGC GCTGGAGAGGCAGACGGGCGCTTTCTTCGACTTCGCCCACTTCCGCCGCCTGCTGCGCGACCTCCGCTGGGCCGACGCATCCTCATACGTGCTCGGCTTCATCGCCGTCCGCGACTGCAGCCgcgaggccgacatgctcgtcGTCCGCATCCTCATCCTGCGCGTCATGGCCGACTTCACCGCCGGCCGGACCCACGACATTGACGCCCTCTTCCAGCGCCTCTACGCCTCCCTCCAATCCCACCCCGACGGCCACCACCTCCGCAGGACCCTACTCTCCATGCGCTCCGACCAAGCCAG GGCATCCAGGCTCTATCATCGCGTCAAGCCCATGGCAATAGAAGTCATTTTGAACATGGCTGCCAAGTGCCCTGAGCTCAAAGCCAAGGCACAGTTACCGCGCTGCACTTGTAATCCTGCCTACATCTTATCACTTGGTCCTAG GCTGCGCCGATGCAATGGTTCTCGAAAAAATAAAGCTGGCCGTCTTCCAGCACATGTCCTTGCCCATTCCTTCATGCAGAAGAG GCCTCTGGTCAGCCACGAGATGAAGCATTCAG GTGTTCCAAGTGCTCCAGCTTCGGAGGTTGTGCCGCCTACATCACCAGGACCGGCTAAAATTCTTTCGATCTCACCTGCTACTAACAGAG GTATGGAGCATGCAAGACCCTCTGATGCTCAATTTCCCAAAAGTTTTGAGCAAGCTTCTGATTCAAGAAAGTGCACAAGGAGGTTACAGACAACCAGAGAGTTTGCTGAA TCCGGAGATGCATCGGCGTGA
- the LOC120698747 gene encoding uncharacterized protein LOC120698747 isoform X2 encodes MNSQSSPVVLLHLRRLDRFFKRQGLHSIAHTLERESMVYFDAAHLQKLVKDGQWEAAGTYLKGFSPLWEGEGTTQHYTSFLHNVQHRAMLAFLACRGEEGGRAASSLFWSNDDAFRKKFPKIAERTDLYRSMASAQARASVNWEDIKLRTLEELQELLHLHPDVKCSLRMRELQCTPTASEITPLGSRVSWRHQRKRVERKPASELARFLLQKKRLPSSQQTNQPGDSGVPSAPMLETMLPTSERPTKIISIAPNINAGMKHSRPYDAHFPESFEQAFDSRKGAKRLRTTGEFAEEAKEDVLVHCSLEMRKPFLLPSETRDASA; translated from the exons ATGAATTCTCAGTCTTCCCCCGTGGTTCTGCTTCACCTCCGCAGGTTGGATCGCTTCTTCAAGCGCCAGGGCCTCCATAGCATCGCCCATAC GCTCGAGAGGGAGTCCATGGTGTACTTCGACGCCGCGCATCTGCAGAAGCTGGTGAAGGATGGGCAGTGGGAAGCCGCCGGAACTTACCTGAAAGGATTCTCGCCCCTCTGGGAGGGGGAGGGCACAACCCAGCACTACACCTCCTTCTTGCACAACGTGCAGCACCGCGCTATGCTTGCTTTCCTCGCCTGCCGCGGTGAGGAAGGTGGCCGCGCCGCCAGCTCGCTTTTCTGGTCCAATGATGATGCCTTCCGCAAAAAGTTCCCCAAGATTGCGGAGCGCACCGATCTGTATCGCTCCATGGCCTCTGCACAAGCCAG GGCATCCGTGAACTGGGAGGACATAAAGCTCAGAACCTTGGAGGAACTGCAGgagttgcttcatcttcatcctgATGTCAAATGCAGCTTACGAATGCGAGAGCTGCAGTGCACACCCACAGCATCAGAAATAACCCCCCTTGG TTCGCGGGTGTCTTGGAGGCATCAAAGGAAGAGAGTGGAGCGCAAACCAGCATCTGAACTTGCACGTTTCCTTCTACAGAAGAAG AGGCTTCCCTCCAGTCAGCAGACAAATCAGCCTGGTGACTCAG GTGTTCCAAGTGCTCCAATGTTGGAGACCATGCTGCCTACATCGGAAAGACCAACTAAAATTATTTCAATAGCTCCAAATATTAACGCAG GTATGAAGCATTCAAGACCTTATGATGCTCATTTTCCCGAAAGTTTTGAGCAAGCTTTTGATTCACGAAAGGGTGCAAAGAGGCTACGGACAACTGGAGAGTTTGCTGAA GAAGCAAAGGAGGATGTTTTGGTCCACTGTTCACTCGAAATGAGAAAACCTTTTTTGTTACCATCAGAG ACCAGGGATGCATCAGCATGA